A section of the Leptospira kobayashii genome encodes:
- the map gene encoding type I methionyl aminopeptidase yields the protein MIYIKNKSEIEKMRLAGAFAAKLLNYLGQFVKPGVNTLELNDLAEAFTKKHGHRSAPLGYKGFPKSICSSINQVVCHGIPKKEEVLKEGDIINLDVSPIVDGYIGDTSRTFLVGNVAPEIAKLVEDTEKSMWIGIEQIKPGNRIDDIGNAIDDYLTPLGYGIVRDLMGHGVGRNFHEEPQVPHFRMHRKLAKIEPGMIFTVEPMVNLGTWEVNFDKQDKWTVRTKDGKWSAQFEHTVLVTDKGYEILTQES from the coding sequence GTGATTTACATTAAGAACAAGTCTGAAATAGAGAAAATGAGGTTGGCTGGCGCTTTTGCCGCCAAACTCCTTAACTACTTAGGTCAATTTGTAAAACCAGGGGTGAATACCCTGGAGTTGAACGATTTAGCCGAAGCTTTTACCAAAAAACACGGACACCGCTCCGCTCCTTTGGGTTACAAAGGTTTTCCTAAGTCGATTTGTTCTTCCATCAATCAGGTCGTCTGCCACGGAATTCCCAAAAAAGAGGAAGTCCTGAAGGAAGGCGACATCATCAATTTGGATGTTTCTCCCATCGTAGACGGATACATTGGAGATACTTCCCGCACTTTCCTTGTAGGAAATGTTGCTCCTGAGATAGCCAAGCTAGTAGAAGATACTGAAAAATCCATGTGGATCGGAATTGAGCAAATCAAACCGGGAAATCGGATCGACGATATCGGAAATGCGATCGATGATTACCTGACTCCTCTCGGTTATGGGATTGTACGCGATTTAATGGGGCATGGAGTGGGAAGGAACTTCCATGAAGAGCCGCAGGTACCACATTTTCGAATGCACCGCAAACTCGCCAAAATCGAACCGGGAATGATTTTCACTGTGGAACCGATGGTAAACCTAGGAACCTGGGAAGTCAATTTTGACAAACAAGACAAATGGACTGTCCGAACCAAAGACGGAAAATGGTCGGCTCAGTTTGAGCACACAGTTCTTGTAACTGACAAAGGTTACGAAATTCTTACCCAAGAATCGTAG
- a CDS encoding response regulator: MSKAILFVDDEQIILMSLKSQLKKHFGNEYRYETAQNTEEAWSIIEELVEEGIYILIIISDWLMPNQRGDEFLRDVHKKHPEIKKIIISGHIDENSLNKLKGEVNLHSFLNKPWSETDLIKKVEDAIAKIA, from the coding sequence ATGTCAAAAGCGATTTTATTTGTAGATGATGAACAAATTATATTAATGAGTTTAAAGTCTCAGTTGAAAAAACATTTCGGAAACGAATATAGATACGAAACTGCTCAAAATACGGAAGAAGCCTGGTCCATCATAGAGGAGTTAGTCGAGGAAGGAATTTATATACTTATTATTATTTCCGATTGGCTCATGCCGAACCAAAGAGGAGATGAGTTTCTCCGGGATGTACATAAAAAACATCCTGAGATCAAAAAGATCATTATCTCCGGACATATTGATGAAAATTCTTTGAATAAACTCAAAGGCGAGGTAAATTTACATAGTTTTTTAAACAAACCTTGGTCCGAGACGGATCTGATTAAAAAAGTGGAAGACGCTATAGCAAAAATTGCCTAA
- the thiM gene encoding hydroxyethylthiazole kinase: MSNLTQQIIEDLSLIRKSSPLVHNITNYVVMNNTANALLAVGASPIMAHSIDEVEDMVTISGVLVINMGTLSEPWVQSMEKAIAKASTLSKPIVFDPVGAGASAYRNTAIRRILDAGSPSIIRGNASEILATLSSSGKTKGVESTDSSESAIGSAQSLSRVTKGVVVISGATDYIVKDTDIRKTLNGDPIMTKVTGMGCTATAICGAFAAVQKDYQRAAFSAMAVMGIAGEMAKVKSSGPGSFQLHFLDALYEISEDEIRKYFKET, from the coding sequence ATGTCAAACCTCACTCAACAAATAATAGAAGATCTCTCACTCATTCGGAAAAGTTCTCCTCTCGTTCACAATATCACAAACTATGTAGTCATGAACAATACAGCTAACGCCTTGTTAGCCGTAGGCGCCTCCCCTATTATGGCACACTCCATTGATGAAGTGGAAGATATGGTAACTATCTCCGGCGTTTTGGTAATCAACATGGGAACCTTATCCGAACCTTGGGTCCAGTCCATGGAAAAAGCAATTGCAAAGGCAAGCACTCTGTCAAAACCGATCGTATTCGATCCGGTGGGGGCAGGAGCAAGCGCTTACCGCAATACAGCGATTCGGCGAATACTGGATGCAGGTTCCCCGAGCATTATTAGAGGAAATGCTTCTGAAATTTTGGCAACATTATCCTCTTCGGGAAAAACGAAAGGGGTAGAATCAACCGATTCCTCCGAATCGGCAATCGGTTCCGCGCAATCGCTGAGCCGGGTCACCAAAGGAGTCGTAGTTATTTCCGGTGCGACAGATTATATCGTAAAAGATACCGATATCCGAAAAACCCTGAATGGAGATCCCATTATGACAAAGGTAACCGGGATGGGTTGCACTGCGACGGCGATTTGCGGCGCATTTGCGGCCGTTCAAAAAGACTACCAAAGAGCTGCCTTTTCCGCGATGGCTGTCATGGGGATTGCCGGAGAAATGGCAAAAGTAAAATCTTCAGGCCCAGGCAGTTTCCAACTTCATTTTTTGGATGCTCTCTACGAAATCTCAGAAGATGAAATCAGAAAGTATTTCAAAGAAACTTAA
- the thiE gene encoding thiamine phosphate synthase: protein MKSESISKKLKNPDISGPYLVTDRGLCLFHTLEAIVAKSVQGGVKLIQLREKDSGTKDFVDLAFKIKAILKDTGIPLLINDRIDVALAVGAEGVHIGQSDMPPVYARKIMGDSAIIGLSIESMEDFDHIPKEAKIDYLGVSPVFATTTKKDTKPPWGVEGLKLLRAKTDLPLVAIGGIGEANAKQVIDAGADSLAVVSFLCSAEFPEKRAKFLADLFL, encoded by the coding sequence ATGAAATCAGAAAGTATTTCAAAGAAACTTAAAAACCCTGATATAAGCGGTCCGTATTTGGTTACGGATCGCGGTCTTTGTTTGTTTCACACTCTCGAAGCCATTGTCGCCAAATCGGTGCAAGGTGGAGTTAAGTTGATTCAATTGAGAGAAAAGGATTCCGGTACAAAAGATTTTGTAGATCTTGCATTTAAAATCAAAGCCATCTTAAAAGATACCGGCATTCCTCTTCTTATCAATGATCGCATTGATGTAGCTCTGGCCGTAGGGGCCGAAGGAGTTCATATCGGTCAGTCGGATATGCCTCCTGTTTACGCACGAAAAATCATGGGAGATTCGGCTATCATAGGTTTATCGATAGAATCCATGGAGGATTTCGATCATATCCCTAAGGAAGCAAAGATAGATTATCTGGGTGTTTCTCCTGTATTTGCAACCACTACCAAAAAAGATACAAAACCGCCTTGGGGAGTAGAAGGATTGAAATTGTTGCGAGCCAAAACCGATCTTCCTTTGGTTGCCATCGGAGGCATAGGAGAAGCTAACGCAAAACAAGTGATAGATGCCGGTGCAGACAGTCTTGCCGTCGTTTCCTTTCTTTGTTCGGCGGAATTTCCCGAAAAACGGGCTAAATTTCTTGCCGATTTGTTTCTTTAG
- the queG gene encoding tRNA epoxyqueuosine(34) reductase QueG gives MISSELEKIKQFCLAQGFDLVGFCKAEIPEKDRNNLLSWVEHGFFGKMNWYTKEVSQEIRLDLKHLGFLPKSVLVLAVVYNSPAAEETIQAQSKKVSRYALGDDYHSVLRKKANPILKELKSLYPSHFFRQSVDSLPVPEKVFARLAGIGWMGKNTNIINEDLGSYFFISTILTDCEWDVPLQEEFDRCGSCRACLDACPTGALFEPYKINANKCISHHTIEDRNTILNEETKLSDWIYGCDICQEVCPWNKTKARRNSVKTSVNEFLPYSFWKEEDLSGEKIYSDEEFQSKFKGSAIKRIGSLVWNRNLKSVLGSKETNRQEI, from the coding sequence ATGATTTCATCCGAGCTTGAAAAAATAAAACAATTTTGCCTGGCCCAGGGATTCGATTTGGTCGGGTTTTGTAAGGCGGAAATTCCGGAAAAGGATAGAAACAATCTGCTCTCCTGGGTGGAACATGGTTTTTTCGGAAAAATGAATTGGTATACGAAAGAAGTGAGTCAGGAAATCAGATTGGATTTGAAGCACTTGGGTTTTTTGCCAAAGTCGGTTCTGGTTCTTGCCGTCGTTTATAATTCACCCGCCGCGGAAGAAACGATCCAAGCCCAATCCAAAAAAGTATCTCGTTATGCGCTAGGTGATGACTATCATTCCGTTCTCCGTAAGAAAGCAAACCCTATTTTAAAGGAATTGAAATCCTTATATCCGAGTCATTTCTTCCGCCAATCTGTGGACAGTTTGCCCGTACCCGAAAAAGTTTTCGCACGTTTGGCGGGGATAGGATGGATGGGAAAAAATACGAATATCATAAATGAAGATTTGGGTTCTTATTTTTTTATTTCGACCATACTTACCGATTGTGAATGGGATGTCCCTCTTCAGGAAGAATTCGACCGTTGCGGATCTTGCCGTGCTTGTTTGGATGCTTGCCCCACGGGAGCGCTATTTGAACCTTACAAAATCAATGCAAACAAATGCATTTCCCATCACACAATCGAAGATAGAAATACTATCTTGAATGAGGAAACGAAACTCAGCGATTGGATCTATGGTTGCGATATCTGCCAGGAAGTTTGCCCTTGGAACAAAACCAAAGCCCGTAGAAATTCCGTGAAAACTTCAGTGAATGAATTTTTGCCTTATTCCTTTTGGAAAGAAGAGGATTTGTCGGGAGAAAAAATTTATTCGGACGAAGAGTTTCAATCCAAGTTCAAAGGATCCGCTATAAAAAGAATCGGCTCTCTCGTTTGGAATCGAAATCTAAAATCAGTTCTAGGTTCTAAAGAAACAAATCGGCAAGAAATTTAG
- a CDS encoding LIC_11502 family protein, producing the protein MATDPFLSIKDNFPSVNPSPSQTKAIECFKIIEKDIVYSDMNNLLLVNGVKSAIFQSILTLFARGINPLAKEIIGEYKDLTNDILSAYQSIQPDSQSDWIEECIAFGDKKAFHWEWKHYGSKELF; encoded by the coding sequence ATGGCAACGGATCCTTTTTTAAGTATCAAAGACAATTTTCCCTCTGTCAATCCTTCTCCTTCGCAAACGAAAGCCATCGAATGTTTTAAAATCATAGAAAAAGACATTGTGTATTCGGATATGAACAATTTGCTTTTAGTCAACGGAGTCAAATCCGCGATTTTTCAATCCATACTGACTTTATTTGCCAGGGGCATAAACCCACTTGCAAAGGAAATTATAGGAGAATACAAGGATCTAACAAATGATATTCTAAGTGCCTACCAATCCATTCAACCCGATTCTCAGTCCGATTGGATCGAGGAATGCATCGCCTTCGGAGACAAAAAGGCCTTTCATTGGGAATGGAAACATTACGGCTCAAAAGAATTATTTTAA
- a CDS encoding acyl-CoA thioesterase has protein sequence MITTKIQLRFNDMDPMRRVNNASYSTYLELARLDFCNQYLKINQLEDIPFVLARVEMDLIRSVLPGDEIAVRIWVSRIGNTSWDFDYEIFQEKTNHIYVKAKTVQVYFDYRLGKKLSIPESFRQILEKEKN, from the coding sequence TTGATCACTACTAAAATTCAATTACGTTTCAACGATATGGACCCGATGAGAAGAGTCAATAACGCAAGTTATTCGACTTATCTTGAGCTTGCCCGTCTTGATTTTTGCAATCAGTATCTCAAAATCAACCAATTGGAAGACATTCCTTTTGTTTTGGCAAGGGTGGAAATGGATTTGATCCGTTCCGTTTTGCCCGGAGATGAGATTGCCGTGAGAATTTGGGTTTCCCGTATTGGAAACACTTCCTGGGATTTTGATTATGAAATATTTCAGGAAAAAACGAATCATATTTATGTGAAGGCTAAGACGGTCCAAGTCTATTTCGACTACCGTTTGGGAAAGAAACTTTCCATACCTGAATCTTTTCGGCAGATACTGGAAAAGGAAAAAAATTAA
- a CDS encoding DUF1499 domain-containing protein, whose protein sequence is MGIEHVVGVFLICCGSFLGPGTGVDENSLHGCPPTPNCVSSQSFKYNYIHKIDPIVYLMPKEKAYSYLMERFDGMENVYVAEKKENEYIRLVFFTKVFRFPDKVEFYFEQDKKEIQVRSQSIFGLWDIFANRIRISGIRSYLNSKEEPVPAEAL, encoded by the coding sequence ATGGGCATAGAACATGTTGTAGGGGTATTTCTGATTTGTTGCGGAAGTTTTTTGGGACCTGGAACAGGTGTGGATGAGAACTCCTTACACGGTTGTCCCCCCACTCCGAACTGTGTGTCCAGTCAAAGTTTTAAATACAATTACATCCATAAGATAGATCCGATTGTTTATCTTATGCCGAAGGAAAAGGCGTATTCTTATTTGATGGAACGTTTTGATGGAATGGAAAACGTATATGTGGCTGAGAAAAAAGAAAACGAATACATCCGTCTTGTGTTTTTTACAAAAGTTTTTCGTTTTCCGGATAAGGTTGAATTTTATTTTGAACAGGATAAGAAAGAAATCCAGGTGAGATCGCAATCTATTTTCGGTTTATGGGATATATTTGCCAATAGGATAAGGATCAGTGGAATTCGAAGTTATCTCAATTCCAAAGAGGAACCGGTGCCGGCCGAGGCATTATAA
- a CDS encoding patatin-like phospholipase family protein has protein sequence MKLPIAKGAKRALLVEGGGMKGAFAGGVLHGMNGLLNATNFDLVVGVSSGACSAAYYVTMPKPEPVKSEKALSVWYSELSGRQLISVFHPFQGKTFLDQEYLIDYIFRNKVRLESENLEKEGLPEFRIAVSNLHSHTVDYVRATATNVFDLLKAATSLPIATRGKHKLDGTIYSDAAILNPLPLQDLIEAGYKSITIVMNSPIARISEPLGFITGLLAFPWNWKLSKMMREWHHHHFNDARRIALEPPKGVQIHTIAPDDSLPVGLVTTVRNKLRETVELGVKKGEEASQFLLNLFAVNRKKLKGTTKPVKTLTSKKSLTLKKAVKKKTKPKKSGVSKKK, from the coding sequence TTGAAACTTCCCATTGCTAAAGGGGCAAAGCGCGCCCTACTTGTTGAAGGTGGCGGAATGAAAGGTGCATTCGCCGGCGGAGTATTGCACGGTATGAACGGTTTATTAAATGCAACTAACTTTGATTTGGTTGTTGGCGTTTCATCGGGAGCTTGTTCTGCGGCTTATTATGTTACCATGCCGAAACCGGAACCGGTTAAAAGTGAAAAAGCATTGTCCGTTTGGTACAGCGAACTTTCAGGGAGACAACTCATCTCCGTTTTTCACCCTTTTCAGGGAAAAACGTTTTTAGACCAGGAATATCTGATTGATTATATATTTAGAAATAAGGTTCGTTTGGAATCGGAAAATTTGGAAAAAGAGGGATTGCCTGAATTCAGAATTGCAGTGAGCAATCTTCATTCCCATACGGTAGACTATGTTCGTGCTACCGCTACAAATGTATTCGACCTTTTGAAAGCGGCTACATCTCTTCCTATCGCAACCAGAGGAAAACATAAGTTAGATGGAACTATTTATTCGGACGCTGCGATACTCAACCCTTTGCCCTTACAGGATTTGATTGAAGCGGGATATAAAAGTATCACTATAGTGATGAATTCTCCGATCGCGAGGATTTCCGAACCTCTCGGATTTATCACAGGACTTCTTGCTTTTCCATGGAATTGGAAGTTGAGTAAGATGATGAGGGAATGGCATCATCATCATTTTAATGACGCTCGTAGGATTGCTTTGGAGCCGCCTAAGGGGGTTCAGATTCATACGATTGCACCGGACGATTCTCTTCCTGTCGGACTTGTGACTACCGTTCGAAATAAACTGAGAGAAACAGTCGAGCTTGGAGTAAAGAAAGGGGAAGAGGCGTCTCAGTTTTTATTAAACTTATTTGCCGTGAATCGAAAGAAATTGAAAGGAACTACTAAACCTGTTAAAACGTTAACTTCCAAAAAAAGCCTGACTTTGAAAAAAGCGGTAAAAAAGAAGACCAAACCCAAAAAGTCCGGCGTCTCCAAGAAAAAATAA
- a CDS encoding LIC_13241 domain-containing protein, which yields MKKLKIDVSDFENLSFHSKQVVKFLLENYPPKNKDDANIGQSEFVFPLKWKVEILGSVFEWVVSEMGSVTLRLAEHPRYSRNPPPIFYVSLGKYEAAEFLWEDPEGNPIDLFSESGKTLILDKVKLYLESQS from the coding sequence TTGAAAAAACTCAAAATAGACGTTTCCGATTTTGAAAACCTTTCCTTTCATTCAAAACAGGTGGTAAAATTTCTTTTGGAAAATTATCCTCCGAAGAACAAGGACGATGCAAATATCGGACAGTCGGAGTTTGTTTTTCCTTTGAAATGGAAAGTGGAGATTTTAGGTTCCGTTTTCGAGTGGGTTGTTTCCGAAATGGGTTCGGTGACATTGCGGCTCGCGGAACACCCCAGGTACTCCCGCAATCCCCCTCCTATTTTTTACGTAAGCCTTGGTAAGTACGAAGCCGCCGAATTCCTCTGGGAAGACCCTGAAGGAAATCCGATCGATTTGTTTTCGGAATCCGGAAAAACCCTGATTCTGGACAAAGTGAAACTTTATCTGGAATCCCAGTCTTAG